The segment TAGAAATATTAAAAACCATACTACAATTAGTATGGTTTTTAATATTTCTTTTCTAAGCTTCCATCTCACCTATTAATTTTTCTAAATCCTTAACAATTTCATCTTCTTTGTTTATTTCTTTTGCAAGCTTTAAATGTATTTTAGCTTGTTTAATATCCTTTGTGTTTAAATAACACATTATTAAATTAGTACATATTTCAACTGAACCTGTAAACTGAAAAGCTGATCTAAAGTAGGCTATAGCTTTCTCAAACTCTCCAATAGAGGCATAATTTAATCCCATTTCATTTATAATCTCCACAGCTTTATCATCTATTGAAAGAGCTTCATTTAAGTAATATATAGCCTTTTGGTGATTTTTTAAATTTCTATAAGCCACAGCTATATAATAATATATTTCTGCATTATCACCTATTGTATCTAATAAGGGCATCAATATGTTCAAAGCATTGTCTGGCTCTGTGTTTACAAGTTCCTTTCCCTTATCATAATCATTTACCACTTTTAGAGAATCTTTAAATTCAGTAATCTCCTTTGTTTCTTCTCCACCTTTTGATATATATGTGTTTATACAGTAAAAAGCTTTTTGAAAATCCTTATCATCTCTATATAAAAGGGATTCATAAAAGTAGGGTTCTTTAAAATTCTCATCAAATTTTTTGCTTTTTTCTATTAAATCTAATTCCTCTTCCCTGTATAACTTACTATTTTCACTTCTTAACTTATCACAAAGTAAAAGTAGTTTTGAAAGATTATCCTGGCTTTTTTCTATATAAAAAAGTCCCTTTAGCATTATATACGCTTCTTCATAATTGCTTTTCTTAATTTCCTTTGCGATCCTTGATTTTATGTATTTATCTGATTCTTTTGCATTTAATAACATTGTATTATAATATTCATTATACTTAAAATTTGAATCAGCACCTAAAACATAAAACATACCCTCAAGAAAAAAACTCATAGGTATTTTATTTAATGAACTTTCATTTTTTATTTTATCTGCTAGGTCTTCAGCAGCCACTGGTATATATATATCTTCTTTTATATCTACCTTAAATAGTTCTCTTAATTTTTGTTTTTTTATATTTAAAAAGAATAATTTTGATAATTTCTCTGAATAATGAGCTTTCAAATCCATTTTTATTCCTCCTTTAGTCTCATAAATCTTTTTTTAACTACGAAATAAATTCATTTACTTAGGAAATATATCATATCAACTCTTATATTACAATACCATAGTCTAAAATTGCAATATAAATTACATATTTTTCTAATTATTAATCAGACTAATTAAAAAAGGACGTCCTAGAAGGCGCCCCCTTTTAATTAACAGTCTATTAAACTCATAACACTATCCTTAAGTTTTTCTAATTTATCCTCACAATTTTCCATACTCTTTCCTGCTACGGATAAATACATCTTTATTTTAGGCTCAGTTCCTGAAGGTCTTACTACAAACCAAGAATTGTCTTCCATGAGGAATTTCAAAACATTTGATTTTGGAAGTTCAATAGTTTTTTCATTTATATCTATTAAATCTTTTTCTATTTTAAGTTTGTAATCGTATTTTTTTCTTATAGCTACACCATTTATATTTGCTTTCATGGAATGCCTTAATCTTTCCATTATGGTATCTATCTTTTGTTGCCCTTCTTTCCCCTTTAAAGTCATAGAAATTAAATCTTCTTTATAAAAACCATATTTTTTATACAAAACCATTAAGGCTTCATAAAGATTCATTCCCTTATTCTTGTAATATAAAGCCATTTCACATATTAGCATTGACGCAATTACAGCATCTTTATCTCGTACAAAATCCCCTGCTAAATAGCCATAGCTTTCTTCAAATCCAAATATGTAACTTTTACTATTATCTTCTTTAAACTCTTTTATCTTTTCACCAATATATTTAAAACCAGTAAGTACTTCTAAAACTTCTACCCCAAACTTTTTAGCTATAGGTTTTACCATATCGCTTGTTACTATAGTTTTAATAATTACACCATCAGAAGGTAGCTTTCCCTCTTCTTTAAGAGAAGATATCATATACTCTGAAAGAAGCACCCCTGTTTGGTTTCCAGTAAGAACTTTATATTCACCTTTTTTATCTTTAACAACTACACCTATCCTATCACAATCAGGATCAGTTCCAAATATAAGATCTGGTTCAATATTAGAATAGCTTTTAAGGGCAATATTGAATACTTCAGCATTTTCAGGATTTGGATAAGAAACTGTTGGAAAATTTCCATCTGGATTTTCCTGCTCCTTTACAGCTATTACATTTTCATAACCAAGTTCACTTAAAACTCTCCTTACAGGTATATTTCCAGAACCATGTATAGGAGTGTATACTACCTTAAGCTCTTTTGCCTTATCTTTTACTAGATCTTTTCTTATAGTAAGGCTTTTCACCTTTTTTATATATTCTCTATCTATGTCCTCAGAAATTATATTAAGAAGATTTTTTCTTTTAGCTTCACTTAAATCCATAAACTCTATTTCACTAAAATCCTTTATGTTATTTATCTCTGTAATTATTTCCTTTGCAACTTTGTCTGTAATCTGACCGCCATCTTCACCATATACTTTATAGCCATTGTACTCTTTTGGATTATGGGATGCGGTTATTACAATACCCGCTTTACTTTTTAAATATCTAGTTGTAAAGGATAACATAGGAGTGGGTCTTAAGCTTTCAAATAAATTTACTTTTATTCCACTAGCACATAAAACCCTTGTAGCTGCCTTTGCAAAATCCTCTGATTTATTTCTAGAATCATAGGCAATACTAACAGATATATCACTTTTATAACTCTTTTTTAGATACCTTGCTAAACCCTCTGTAGCTTTTCCTACTGTATAATTATTTATTCTATTACTTCCAGCACCAATTATCCCACGAAGTCCACCAGTTCCAAACTCTAAATCCTTATAAAATCTATCCTCTATATCCTTTTCATCATTAATTGCCATTAACTCTTTTTTAGTATTTTCATCGATAATTATAGAATTTAACCAGAAATCATATTTTTCTTTATAATTCATTTTGATCCTCCTCGTAATACTAATTGTAAATCCTTTATTTATATTAAAACAAATGGAAAAAATAATTACAAGGCAAAATATTAAGTATGTATAATTCTAAAAAAATTTACAATATAAGTTTTACCTGTAAATATAATCTTTATGGATATATAATATTACAAATAAATAGAATAATCAAATTTATAAAACAAAAACAATTTAATTCATAACTTTAAAAGCTTGTACTAAATTTTATATCCCCTTAATTTAAATTATTTATACAAAATAAAAACACCGAAAAGCAAAAATTTTATTAAACTTTCAGTGTTTTTTTATATAATTTATTTAATTAGTTTTTTATTTTTCTTCTTCTGTATTAATGTTTTGATTTGATATAATAGTCACAATTACCGTATCCATTTCTTCTACGGGAATTAACTCCTTAGATAACTCCACATCAGTCATTCTAAGAACATCCCCTACTTTTAGGTTTCCAAGATCAATTTCTATGGATTTTGGCAGTTTTTCAACATTGCACTGTAACTTTATGCTATTTTTTTCTTTTTGAGCCAATCCACCATTTTTATATACTAAGCCTTCATTTTGATATACTATAGGCACTTCAGTTTCCACAATTTGCTTATTATTTACTTCCTGTAGATCTATGTGTATAATTTTGTGGTTTACAGGCTCTCTTTGAACTTCTTTTATAAGAGCCTTTAGACTTTGACCTTCACAGTTTAAATCTAAAACACCAAATTCTCCATTTTCAAAGACAGCTTTGTTTAATTCTAATTCACCTATCTCAAACATATAATTTCTTAAATTTTTACCATAAAGTACTCCTGGAATCAATCCTCTTTTTCTCTCTTTTTTGCATATCGATTGTTTTTCTTTATTCTTTTACTTAAAATCAACGTTTCCATAATTATCCCTCCCTACTAAATTATTTTTAACAACAATAGGTAATATTATTCACTGCTAATGAAAATAATAAGCATAAGTTAAATTTTAAATTTAATTTTAAAATAATCGTTTTTTTATTGCATTATATTTTCATTTACCTTATAATGATATTGTTTTAAATAAACGCTAACATATTTTAACGAAATTTTGCGTATTTTTAAGGAAGAGGGTGTTAATCGACATGTACAAACTTAATCAACATGAAACTCCATTATTTGAGGCTTTAATGGAATATGTAAATAGAAATACATTACCATTTCACGTACCAGGACATAAAAAAGGACAAGGAATGGATGAAACTTTTAAAAACTTTATGGGTGAAAATCCTTTTAAAATTGATGTAACTGTATTTAAACTAGTAGATAGTTTACATCATCCAAGTGGACCTATAAAAAAAGCCCAAGAATTAGCAGCAGATGCTTATGGTGCTGAGGCCTCTTTTTCTCAATTCACGGAACTTCGGGTGCAATACAAGCAATGATTCTTTCAGTAGTAGGTGCTGGGGACAAAATATTAGTTCCTAGAAATGTTCATAAATCTGTTACTTCAGGAATAATTTTAAGCGGTGCGCATCCTTTATATATGCAACCAGAAATAGACAAAGAGCTAGGTATTGCTCATGGAGTATCCCCTGAAACTGTTGAAAAAGCTCTTAAAGAAAACCCCGATGCAAAGGCAGTTTTAATAATAAATCCAACTTATTATGGAGTTGCAACGGATATTAAGAAAATATGTGATATAGTTCACAGTTACGATATCCCTCTTATAGTTGATGAAGCCCATGGACCTCATTTAGGTTTCAATGATAAGCTTCCTATTTCATCTATAGAAGCAGGCGCCGATATGTGCGCCCAAAGCACTCACAAGATAATAGGTGCATTAACACAGGCTTCTCTATTACATGTTAATTCAAGTAGGATAGATACAGCTAGGGTTCAGCAAGTTTTAAACCTACTTCAAACTACATCACCCTCATACATACTAATGGCTTCTTTAGACTGTGCAAGAAGACAAATTGCAACAAAGGGTAAAGAACTTCTAGATGAAACTATTGAATTGTCTAATTATGTTAGAGAGGAAATTAACAAGATTCCTGGCTTTAAATGCTTTGGTGAAGAAATCTTAGGAACTTCAGGAGCTTACTCCTTTGATCCTACTAAGATTACAATAACTTGTAAGGATTTAGGCATTACAGGATATGAACTTGACTCAATGCTTGCAGATAAGTACCATATACAAATGGAACTATCTGATTTTTATAATACTTTAGCTGTAGGGTCTTTTGGTGACACAAAAGAAGGCATGGATAAATTATTATGTGCATTAAAAGACATAAGTAAAGATTTATACGGAAAATGCCATAAAAAAATGAACTTCTTAGATATTCCTTCAATACCTGAAGAAATTATAATTCCAAGAGAAGCCTTTAACAGCTCAAAAGTTTCTGTTCCACTTAACGATAGCATCGGAGAAATTAGTGGAGAATTTTTACTTGCATATCCACCAGGCATACCAGTGCTTTGTCCAGGTGAAATAATAACTAAAGAAATAGTAAATTATGTATCCCAGTTAAAAGAAACTGGACTTTATGTTCAAGGTACAGAAGATCCTAAAGTTGAACATATAAAAGTAGTTAAAGAAACCAATAGTGTTTACATTCATAAAGTAATTTAAAGCGTGGTTTTAACCACGCTTATTTATTAGTCCTTACATTTTTAATTTTATTCTGTACATTACTATTTTCCATGTCTTTCAAAAAC is part of the Haloimpatiens sp. FM7315 genome and harbors:
- a CDS encoding tetratricopeptide repeat protein gives rise to the protein MDLKAHYSEKLSKLFFLNIKKQKLRELFKVDIKEDIYIPVAAEDLADKIKNESSLNKIPMSFFLEGMFYVLGADSNFKYNEYYNTMLLNAKESDKYIKSRIAKEIKKSNYEEAYIMLKGLFYIEKSQDNLSKLLLLCDKLRSENSKLYREEELDLIEKSKKFDENFKEPYFYESLLYRDDKDFQKAFYCINTYISKGGEETKEITEFKDSLKVVNDYDKGKELVNTEPDNALNILMPLLDTIGDNAEIYYYIAVAYRNLKNHQKAIYYLNEALSIDDKAVEIINEMGLNYASIGEFEKAIAYFRSAFQFTGSVEICTNLIMCYLNTKDIKQAKIHLKLAKEINKEDEIVKDLEKLIGEMEA
- a CDS encoding phospho-sugar mutase: MNYKEKYDFWLNSIIIDENTKKELMAINDEKDIEDRFYKDLEFGTGGLRGIIGAGSNRINNYTVGKATEGLARYLKKSYKSDISVSIAYDSRNKSEDFAKAATRVLCASGIKVNLFESLRPTPMLSFTTRYLKSKAGIVITASHNPKEYNGYKVYGEDGGQITDKVAKEIITEINNIKDFSEIEFMDLSEAKRKNLLNIISEDIDREYIKKVKSLTIRKDLVKDKAKELKVVYTPIHGSGNIPVRRVLSELGYENVIAVKEQENPDGNFPTVSYPNPENAEVFNIALKSYSNIEPDLIFGTDPDCDRIGVVVKDKKGEYKVLTGNQTGVLLSEYMISSLKEEGKLPSDGVIIKTIVTSDMVKPIAKKFGVEVLEVLTGFKYIGEKIKEFKEDNSKSYIFGFEESYGYLAGDFVRDKDAVIASMLICEMALYYKNKGMNLYEALMVLYKKYGFYKEDLISMTLKGKEGQQKIDTIMERLRHSMKANINGVAIRKKYDYKLKIEKDLIDINEKTIELPKSNVLKFLMEDNSWFVVRPSGTEPKIKMYLSVAGKSMENCEDKLEKLKDSVMSLIDC
- a CDS encoding 50S ribosomal protein L25 produces the protein MCKKERKRGLIPGVLYGKNLRNYMFEIGELELNKAVFENGEFGVLDLNCEGQSLKALIKEVQREPVNHKIIHIDLQEVNNKQIVETEVPIVYQNEGLVYKNGGLAQKEKNSIKLQCNVEKLPKSIEIDLGNLKVGDVLRMTDVELSKELIPVEEMDTVIVTIISNQNINTEEEK